Proteins encoded in a region of the Uloborus diversus isolate 005 chromosome 1, Udiv.v.3.1, whole genome shotgun sequence genome:
- the LOC129234116 gene encoding citramalyl-CoA lyase, mitochondrial-like gives MNNYLSARVCQQLSVIKGRRLLLFFNSAITTARDKYNDTTQPRRAIMYVPAHDMRKIEKIRTTNVDCAVLDCEDGVAFNKKAEARNNIKNISQSYDFGKSEYAVRINSIESKLAGEDISVIFSGERLPETLMVPKVETVDHINWLRNSLNISDKYLVKPLNLMLFVESAKSLLNLRDICDASIELSKRSPVRFEGFVFGSDDFCADIGATRSTGAQELVTARQLIIIIAKAYKLQAIDMVHIHYKDLEGLERVSLEGANMGFTGKQVIHPNQVAIVQRAFSPSLEKIEWARELIKQFEQHQNEGKGAFTFRGSMIDKPLLLQAENIVNLSKRMVD, from the coding sequence ATGAATAACTATCTTTCTGCTAGAGTTTGCCAGCAGTTATCAGTGATAAAAGGTAGGAGACTGCTTTTGTTCTTTAACAGTGCCATTACGACCGCTAGAGATAAATACAATGATACTACTCAGCCGAGAAGAGCTATCATGTATGTGCCAGCTCATGACATgcgtaaaatagaaaaaatacgCACTACGAATGTAGACTGCGCTGTGTTAGATTGTGAAGATGGTGTTGCTTTTAACAAGAAAGCTGAGGCTcgcaataacattaaaaatatttcgcaaTCGTATGATTTTGGGAAATCAGAATATGCTGTTAGAATCAATTCGATTGAAAGTAAATTAGCAGGAGAAGACATTTCTGTGATATTTTCTGGTGAAAGACTACCAGAAACCCTGATGGTACCTAAGGTTGAAACTGTAGATCACATCAATTGGCTACGAAATTCACTAAATATATCCGACAAATACTTAGTAAAACCTCTGAATCTCATGTTATTTGTCGAAAGTGCAAAAAGCTTGCTGAACCTTAGAGATATATGCGATGCAAGCATTGAGCTGTCCAAGAGGAGTCCTGTTCGATTTGAGGGTTTTGTTTTTGGATCTGATGATTTTTGCGCAGATATTGGTGCAACTCGAAGTACAGGTGCACAAGAATTAGTTACTGCTAGGCAATTAATAATTATCATAGCAAAAGCATATAAACTTCAAGCCATTGATATGGTGCACATTCACTATAAGGATTTGGAGGGTTTAGAAAGAGTTTCGCTGGAGGGTGCAAATATGGGCTTTACAGGAAAGCAAGTAATACATCCAAATCAAGTAGCTATTGTTCAGAGAGCTTTTTCGCCTTCTTTAGAGAAGATTGAATGGGCTCGAGAACTAATAAAACAGTTTGAACAGCATCAAAATGAAGGAAAAGGAGCTTTCACATTCCGTGGCTCAATGATTGATAAACCATTACTGTTACAAGCAGAAAATATTGTAAACTTATCTAAAAGAATGGTTGACTGA